In the genome of Drosophila subpulchrella strain 33 F10 #4 breed RU33 chromosome 2L, RU_Dsub_v1.1 Primary Assembly, whole genome shotgun sequence, one region contains:
- the LOC119548817 gene encoding restin homolog isoform X8: MSDETGDSGGATAPLPSPANADTEPGATASKIPGPSRSNIPTPAASATGIPQPSKMKAPSNFGSTGSVSKIGRPCCNHTTPKSGPPPRDHNSAVLTANTEQFIIGQRVWLGGLRPGQIAYIGETHFAPGEWAGVVLDEPNGKNDGCVSGKRYFQCEPKRGIFSRLTRLTTYPMSGAQTPTSPLAKNSPDRSRTVSPTASIRSSMLRSPGIGGKNGMAVGDRVIVSSGFGSRPGILRYLGETQFAPGNWCGVELDEPSGKNDGAVDDIRYFECKPKYGVFVPIAKVSLSPSSKKTRLSRTGSRESLTSIGTMNSIATTATSRMRMNAQRKSITPVKPILATPKSQYSMQDLLREKQQHVEQLMVERDLDREDAQNQALQLQKNINELKARIVELESALGDERKKSEELQFSVDEAQFCGDEMNAQSQVYKEKIHDLETKITQLVSATPSLQSIPPPPPDDSAFKEEIAKLQEKLNTQQKETESRIAEQLEEEQRLRENVKYLQDQNATLQSELLSKDEALEKFSLSESGLENLRRELALLKEENEKQAEEAQAVFSRKLTEKSELLEKITSELQSLKAVSDSLESERVNKTDECEILQTEVRMRDEQIKELSQQLDELTTQLNVQKADSSALDDMLRLQTAGSDEKSTLLEKTEKELNQFKEEALKNQQEKEQLEKQLTELKQLAEQEKLVREKAETEINQIKLEKVNIEQQLALKETELENFQKKQSETQAHLQENKDLINQKDLKLIESGESLKQLQLQLDEKTKVQDKLLADLEELKKNQETVLIKKDQDLQQLQAKSTELEGSLKSTQEQLEQLQQQAAASGEEGSKNLAKLQEEISQLKAHAEKTQSELKSSQSDVEAKTKQLQLANGSLEEEAKKLVNLQEQITKLKAEVEETQSALSSSHTDVESKTKQLEAANAALEKVNKDYAESRAEASHLQDQVKEITDTLHAELLAERSSSSDLHTKLSKFSDELATGQKELTSKADAWSQEMLQKEKELQELRTQLQDSQDNQTKLKAEGERKEKSLEESIKNLQEQLAKSKAENQELSTGTQETIKELQERLEISNAEIQHKEKMATEDTQKIADLKTLVEAIQVANANISATNEELSTVLEVLQAERSETNHIFELFEMEADMNSERLIEKLTGMKEELKDTHLQLDEQQKKYQDLELKLEQTQQSEQTLQQESLTSKEQLKELQQSLVEVQDSLKQKEELVQKLEGQLKETSTKLEGQSTSSQEVQLKLEEAEKNKKNLQEESAKLIEQLQALQKTQSELSESLKKKDELVQSLEEKLKESNTQLETQNSATKETQVKLEEAQQREKALQEEAAKLNGELQQVQQANGEVRDSLVKVEELVKVFEEKLQAATAQLEGQQATNKELQELLVKSQETEGNLQGESLAITEKLRQLEQANGELQESLSNKEKSLTDFENKLQESNSLLEGQKKSHNELQDKLEKAQERERNLQEETSKLAEQLSQLQLKNEELQKSLQQKQSLLEKGNEFDTQLAEYQKVIDEMDDSASVKSKLLEQLQNRVVELEAALHKANEAQKTANQETKELRRQLESLESEKTREILTLKTQMNGAGSRSGKGDELESLDTETSLAKINFLNSIIADMQQKNDALKAKVQTLETMPMDFTKPHAFDVLTKRKPAPRLFCDICDEFDQHETEDCPIQASEDRDYSPPPSEANNNEKERKLPAPRKYCDSCEVFGHDTSECADDETF, translated from the exons ATGAGTGATGAGACGGGCGATTCGGGCGGGGCAACAGCCCCACTTCCATCGCCAGCTAATGCGGATACGGAACCAGGAGCTACTGCCTCCAAAATACCAGGTCCAAGCAGATCCAATATTCCCACGCCCGCTGCTTCAGCTACCGGAATCCCGCAGCCCAGCAAAATGAAGGCGCCATCCAATTTCGGATCTACCGGGTCTGTTTCCAAAATCGGAAGACCCTGCTGCAATCACACAACCCCTAAATCTGGGCCACCACCAAGAG ATCACAACAGCGCAGTGCTGACAGCAAATACAGAGCAGTTCATCATTGGCCAGCGGGTTTGGCTTGGTGGCCTTCGTCCCGGACAGATTGCCTACATTGGCGAAACACACTTTGCACCCGGCGAATGGGCGGGCGTGGTCCTGGATGAACCAAATG GTAAAAACGATGGCTGTGTGTCGGGCAAAAGATACTTCCAGTGCGAGCCGAAACGCGGCATTTTCTCACGCCTCACACGTCTTACCACATATCCCATGTCTGGGGCCCAGACACCGACTTCTCCCTTGGCCAAAAACTCCCCGGACAGATCGCGCACAGTCTCCCCAACTGCGAGTATTCGTAGCTCTATGCTTCGCAGTCCAGGCATTGGTGGCA AAAACGGAATGGCTGTGGGCGATCGTGTGATTGTCTCCTCTGGATTTGGCAGTCGTCCTGGTATTTTACGCTATTTGGGTGAGACACAATTCGCTCCTGGCAATTGGTGCGGCGTGGAATTGGATGAGCCAAGCGGCAAGAACGATGGAGCTGTGGATGATATAAG ATACTTCGAGTGCAAGCCCAAGTACGGGGTGTTTGTACCTATAGCGAAGGTTTCGCTATCGCCGTCTTCGAAGAAAACGCGTCTTTCGAGGACCGGATCACGGGAGTCCCTCACCTCGATCGGCACCATGAACAGCATCGCCACCACGGCCACGTCGCGCATGCGCATGAATGCTCAG CGCAAGTCGATCACGCCCGTTAAGCCAATTTTAGCGACGCCGAAAAGCCAATATTCCATGCAG GATCTGCTGCGCGAGAAGCAACAACATGTGGAGCAGCTGATGGTGGAGCGCGATTTGGACCGCGAGGATGCCCAGAATCAGGCGCTGCAGCTGCAGAAGAACATCAACGAG CTAAAGGCAAGAATTGTTGAATTGGAGTCGGCATTGGGAGATGAACGAAAGAAATCGGAAGAGTTGCAGTTCTCTGTAGACGAAGCACAGTTTTGTGGCGATGAAATGAAT GCTCAGTCCCAGGTCTACAAAGAAAAAATCCACGATCTGGAGACGAAAATCACACAGCTGGTGTCCg CCACTCCCAGTCTGCAGAGTATACCACCACCGCCGCCAGATGATAGTGCCTTTAAGGAGGAAATTGCTAAACTGCAGGAAAAGTTAAATACTCAGCAGAAGGAAACGGAATCCCGGATCGCCGAGCAgctggaggaggagcagcgGCTGAGGGAAAATGTAAAGTACCTGCAAGATCAAAATGCCACTCTTCAGTCAGAGCTGCTTTCCAAGGATGAGGCCCTTGAAAAATTCTCCCTCTCAGAAAGTGGACTAGAAAATCTCCGAAGGGAACTTGCGCTGCTCAAGGAAGAAAACGAAAAACAAGCTGAGGAGGCACAAGCTGTTTTCTCTCGAAAACTGACCGAAAAATCGGAACTGCTGGAAAAAATCACCTCCGAATTGCAGAGCCTGAAGGCAGTCTCCGATTCTCTGGAAAGCGAAAGGGTTAACAAAACTGATGAATGCGAGATTCTTCAAACCGAAGTCCGCATGCGGGATGAGCAAATCAAGGAGCTAAGTCAACAACTCGATGAGCTAACCACCCAATTAAATGTACAAAAAGCAGATAGTTCGGCTCTGGATGATATGCTACGGTTGCAAACGGCTGGAAGTGATGAGAAATCGACCCTTTTAGAGAAAACCGAGAAGGAGCTAAATCAATTTAAAGAAGAGGCTTTGAAAAATCAACAGGAAAAAGAGCAACTTGAAAAGCAATTAACTGAATTAAAGCAATTGGCGGAACAAGAAAAACTAGTCAGAGAAAAGGCTGAAACTGAAAtcaatcaaataaaattagaaaaaGTAAACATAGAGCAGCAATTGGCCTTAAAAGAAACTGAACTTGAGAACTTCCAAAAGAAACAGTCTGAAACACAGGCTCATCTTCAGGAAAACAAGGATCTGATTAACCAAAAAGATCTAAAATTAATTGAATCTGGTGAATCCCTTAAACAACTGCAACTTCAACTGGATGAGAAAACTAAAGTTCAAGATAAACTCTTAGCTGACCTGGAAGAGCTGAAGAAAAATCAGGAAactgttttaattaaaaaggatCAGGATCTACAGCAGCTTCAGGCGAAGTCAACTGAGCTCGAAGGATCTCTAAAGTCCACTCAAGAACAATTAGAGCAACTTCAGCAACAGGCAGCCGCATCTGGAGAAGAGGGTTCCAAGAATTTGGCCAAATTGCAGGAAGAGATTAGTCAGCTTAAGGCCCACGCTGAGAAAACTCAATCCGAGCTAAAATCTAGCCAATCGGATGTGGAAGCCAAGACAAAACAATTGCAGTTAGCCAATGGAAGTCTAGAAGAGGAGGCCAAGAAGTTGGTCAATCTGCAGGAACAGATTACCAAACTTAAAGCCGAAGTGGAGGAGACCCAGTCAGCTCTCAGTTCAAGTCATACGGATGTGGAATCCAAAACTAAGCAATTGGAGGCAGCCAATGCTGCTCTTGAAAAAGTCAACAAG GACTACGCGGAATCGCGAGCGGAAGCTTCCCATCTGCAAGATCAGGTCAAGGAGATCACTGATACACTTCATGCTGAGCTACTGGCTGAACGATCCTCCTCCAGCGACCTACATACCAAACTCTCCAAGTTTTCGGATGAATTAGCCACCGGTCAAAAGGAACTGACCAGCAAAGCCGATGCCTGGAGCCAGGAGATGCTGCAGAAGGAAAAGGAACTGCAGGAGTTGCGAACGCAACTTCAAGACAGCCAAGACAACCAGACAAAACTGAAAGCAGAGGGAGAACGGAAGGAGAAATCTCTAGAAGAATCTATCAAGAATCTTCAGGAACAACTAGCCAAGTCTAAGGCGGAAAATCAAGAACTGAGCACTGGCACGCAGGAGACCATCAAGGAGCTTCAGGAGCGTCTGGAAATCAGCAATGCCGAGATTCAACACAAAGAGAAAATGGCCACTGAAGATACGCAGAAGATAGCTGATCTTAAAACGCTTGTGGAAGCCATCCAGGTGGCTAATGCCAACATATCGGCCACCAACGAAGAGCTCTCTACCGTACTGGAAGTGCTTCAAGCGGAAAGGAGTGAAACAAATCACATATTCGAGCTTTTTGAAATGGAGGCAGATATGAACTCAGAGCGACTAATCGAAAAACTAACTGGTATGAAGGAGGAGCTGAAGGATACCCATCTTCAACTGGATGAGCAGCAGAAAAAGTACCAGGACCTGGAGTTGAAACTAGAGCAAACGCAGCAAAGTGAGCAGACTTTGCAACAGGAATCCTTGACTTCCAAGGAGCAACTAAAGGAACTACAACAGTCCCTCGTAGAAGTTCAAGACTCTCTTAAGCAAAAAGAGGAACTTGTCCAGAAATTGGAAGGTCAGCTTAAGGAAACCAGTACCAAATTAGAAGGTCAATCAACTTCCTCTCAGGAAGTCCAACTAAAACTTGAAGAAGCTGAGAAGAATAAAAAGAACTTACAAGAGGAGAGTGCCAAATTAATCGAACAACTGCAGGCGCTACAAAAAACCCAGTCGGAACTCTCCGAGTCCCTCAAGAAAAAGGATGAACTTGTACAGAGTTTGGAGGAGAAACTGAAAGAAAGCAATACTCAATTAGAAACCCAAAATTCTGCGACAAAAGAAACCCAAGTTAAACTGGAGGAGGCGCAACAGAGGGAGAAAGCCTTGCAGGAAGAGGCTGCCAAATTAAACGGTGAGCTGCAACAAGTCCAACAGGCCAATGGAGAAGTAAGGGATTCCCTGGTAAAAGTAGAAGAGTTGGTGAAAGTTTTCGAGGAAAAACTCCAAGCCGCCACCGCCCAGTTGGAAGGCCAACAGGCCACAAACAAAGAGCTCCAGGAGTTGCTGGTAAAATCTCAGGAGACGGAGGGTAACCTACAGGGAGAATCTCTGGCAATCACCGAGAAACTACGTCAACTAGAACAGGCCAATGGGGAACTTCAGGAGTCACTGTCCAACAAAGAGAAAAGCCTTAcagattttgaaaataaactCCAAGAAAGTAATTCTCTACTGGAAGGTCAAAAGAAAAGCCACAACGAACTCCAGGATAAGTTGGAAAAGGCTCAGGAAAGGGAAAGAAATCTACAAGAAGAAACCTCGAAATTAGCTGAGCAGCTGAGTCAACTACAGCTTAAGAATGAGGAGCTTCAAAAATCCCTCCAGCAAAAGCAATCGCTTTTGGAAAAAGGCAACGAATTTGACACACAGCTGGCGGAGTATCAGAAAGTCATCGATGAAATGGATGATTCGGCCTCCGTTAAGTCCAAGCTGCTGGAACAGCTGCAAAATAGAGTCGTGGAACTGGAGGCCGCACTCCATAAAGCCAACGAAGCCCAAAAGACTGCTAATCAGGAGACTAAGGAACTGAGGCGCCAGCTGGAATCGCTGGAATCGGAGAAGACCAGGGAGATTTTGACCCTTAAAACTCAGATGAATGGAGCGGGCAGCAGGTCTGGAAAGGGTGATGAACTGGAG TCACTAGACACCGAGACTAGTCTTGCCAAGATAAATTTCCTCAACTCAATCATTGCCGACATGCAACAGAAGAATGATGCTCTCAAGGCCAAAGTCCAGACACTCGAAACCATGCCTATGGACTTTACCAA ACCGCATGCCTTTGATGTGCTGACGAAGCGAAAACCGGCTCCCAGACTTTTCTGCGACATCTGCGACGAGTTTGATCAGCACGAGACGGAGGACTGTCCAATCCAGGCTAGTGAAGATCGGGATTACTCCCCACCACCATCGGAGGCCAATAACAATGAGAAGGAACGCAAGCTGCCTGCACCCAGGAAATACTGCGATTCCTGCGAgg TTTTTGGCCATGATACCAGCGAATGCGCCGATGATGAAACCTTTTAG
- the LOC119548817 gene encoding restin homolog isoform X16, producing MSDETGDSGGATAPLPSPANADTEPGATASKIPGPSRSNIPTPAASATGIPQPSKMKAPSNFGSTGSVSKIGRPCCNHTTPKSGPPPRDTASMSRESDDNLSSINSAYTDHNSAVLTANTEQFIIGQRVWLGGLRPGQIAYIGETHFAPGEWAGVVLDEPNGKNDGCVSGKRYFQCEPKRGIFSRLTRLTTYPMSGAQTPTSPLAKNSPDRSRTVSPTASIRSSMLRSPGIGGKNGMAVGDRVIVSSGFGSRPGILRYLGETQFAPGNWCGVELDEPSGKNDGAVDDIRYFECKPKYGVFVPIAKVSLSPSSKKTRLSRTGSRESLTSIGTMNSIATTATSRMRMNAQRKSITPVKPILATPKSQYSMQDLLREKQQHVEQLMVERDLDREDAQNQALQLQKNINEQILIEADRWRRLIARHSIKVSDLRREFRGWSGKHERHCILHSVLTPLRIK from the exons ATGAGTGATGAGACGGGCGATTCGGGCGGGGCAACAGCCCCACTTCCATCGCCAGCTAATGCGGATACGGAACCAGGAGCTACTGCCTCCAAAATACCAGGTCCAAGCAGATCCAATATTCCCACGCCCGCTGCTTCAGCTACCGGAATCCCGCAGCCCAGCAAAATGAAGGCGCCATCCAATTTCGGATCTACCGGGTCTGTTTCCAAAATCGGAAGACCCTGCTGCAATCACACAACCCCTAAATCTGGGCCACCACCAAGAG acaCCGCCAGCATGAGTCGTGAAAGCGATGACAATTTAAGTTCGATCAATTCGGCTTATACAG ATCACAACAGCGCAGTGCTGACAGCAAATACAGAGCAGTTCATCATTGGCCAGCGGGTTTGGCTTGGTGGCCTTCGTCCCGGACAGATTGCCTACATTGGCGAAACACACTTTGCACCCGGCGAATGGGCGGGCGTGGTCCTGGATGAACCAAATG GTAAAAACGATGGCTGTGTGTCGGGCAAAAGATACTTCCAGTGCGAGCCGAAACGCGGCATTTTCTCACGCCTCACACGTCTTACCACATATCCCATGTCTGGGGCCCAGACACCGACTTCTCCCTTGGCCAAAAACTCCCCGGACAGATCGCGCACAGTCTCCCCAACTGCGAGTATTCGTAGCTCTATGCTTCGCAGTCCAGGCATTGGTGGCA AAAACGGAATGGCTGTGGGCGATCGTGTGATTGTCTCCTCTGGATTTGGCAGTCGTCCTGGTATTTTACGCTATTTGGGTGAGACACAATTCGCTCCTGGCAATTGGTGCGGCGTGGAATTGGATGAGCCAAGCGGCAAGAACGATGGAGCTGTGGATGATATAAG ATACTTCGAGTGCAAGCCCAAGTACGGGGTGTTTGTACCTATAGCGAAGGTTTCGCTATCGCCGTCTTCGAAGAAAACGCGTCTTTCGAGGACCGGATCACGGGAGTCCCTCACCTCGATCGGCACCATGAACAGCATCGCCACCACGGCCACGTCGCGCATGCGCATGAATGCTCAG CGCAAGTCGATCACGCCCGTTAAGCCAATTTTAGCGACGCCGAAAAGCCAATATTCCATGCAG GATCTGCTGCGCGAGAAGCAACAACATGTGGAGCAGCTGATGGTGGAGCGCGATTTGGACCGCGAGGATGCCCAGAATCAGGCGCTGCAGCTGCAGAAGAACATCAACGAG CAAATACTGATCGAAGCGGATCGCTGGAGACGCCTGATAGCGAGACACAGCATAAAGGTATCCGATCTGCGACGCGAGTTCCGCGGCTGGTCGGGCAAACACGAGAGGCACTGCATCCTGCACAGTGTCCTCACACCGCTGCGCATCAAGTAG
- the LOC119548817 gene encoding restin homolog isoform X17 has product MSDETGDSGGATAPLPSPANADTEPGATASKIPGPSRSNIPTPAASATGIPQPSKMKAPSNFGSTGSVSKIGRPCCNHTTPKSGPPPRDTASMSRESDDNLSSINSAYTDHNSAVLTANTEQFIIGQRVWLGGLRPGQIAYIGETHFAPGEWAGVVLDEPNGKNDGCVSGKRYFQCEPKRGIFSRLTRLTTYPMSGAQTPTSPLAKNSPDRSRTVSPTASIRSSMLRSPGIGGKNGMAVGDRVIVSSGFGSRPGILRYLGETQFAPGNWCGVELDEPSGKNDGAVDDIRYFECKPKYGVFVPIAKVSLSPSSKKTRLSRTGSRESLTSIGTMNSIATTATSRMRMNAQQRKSITPVKPILATPKSQYSMQQILIEADRWRRLIARHSIKVSDLRREFRGWSGKHERHCILHSVLTPLRIK; this is encoded by the exons ATGAGTGATGAGACGGGCGATTCGGGCGGGGCAACAGCCCCACTTCCATCGCCAGCTAATGCGGATACGGAACCAGGAGCTACTGCCTCCAAAATACCAGGTCCAAGCAGATCCAATATTCCCACGCCCGCTGCTTCAGCTACCGGAATCCCGCAGCCCAGCAAAATGAAGGCGCCATCCAATTTCGGATCTACCGGGTCTGTTTCCAAAATCGGAAGACCCTGCTGCAATCACACAACCCCTAAATCTGGGCCACCACCAAGAG acaCCGCCAGCATGAGTCGTGAAAGCGATGACAATTTAAGTTCGATCAATTCGGCTTATACAG ATCACAACAGCGCAGTGCTGACAGCAAATACAGAGCAGTTCATCATTGGCCAGCGGGTTTGGCTTGGTGGCCTTCGTCCCGGACAGATTGCCTACATTGGCGAAACACACTTTGCACCCGGCGAATGGGCGGGCGTGGTCCTGGATGAACCAAATG GTAAAAACGATGGCTGTGTGTCGGGCAAAAGATACTTCCAGTGCGAGCCGAAACGCGGCATTTTCTCACGCCTCACACGTCTTACCACATATCCCATGTCTGGGGCCCAGACACCGACTTCTCCCTTGGCCAAAAACTCCCCGGACAGATCGCGCACAGTCTCCCCAACTGCGAGTATTCGTAGCTCTATGCTTCGCAGTCCAGGCATTGGTGGCA AAAACGGAATGGCTGTGGGCGATCGTGTGATTGTCTCCTCTGGATTTGGCAGTCGTCCTGGTATTTTACGCTATTTGGGTGAGACACAATTCGCTCCTGGCAATTGGTGCGGCGTGGAATTGGATGAGCCAAGCGGCAAGAACGATGGAGCTGTGGATGATATAAG ATACTTCGAGTGCAAGCCCAAGTACGGGGTGTTTGTACCTATAGCGAAGGTTTCGCTATCGCCGTCTTCGAAGAAAACGCGTCTTTCGAGGACCGGATCACGGGAGTCCCTCACCTCGATCGGCACCATGAACAGCATCGCCACCACGGCCACGTCGCGCATGCGCATGAATGCTCAG CAGCGCAAGTCGATCACGCCCGTTAAGCCAATTTTAGCGACGCCGAAAAGCCAATATTCCATGCAG CAAATACTGATCGAAGCGGATCGCTGGAGACGCCTGATAGCGAGACACAGCATAAAGGTATCCGATCTGCGACGCGAGTTCCGCGGCTGGTCGGGCAAACACGAGAGGCACTGCATCCTGCACAGTGTCCTCACACCGCTGCGCATCAAGTAG
- the LOC119548817 gene encoding restin homolog isoform X15 — MSDETGDSGGATAPLPSPANADTEPGATASKIPGPSRSNIPTPAASATGIPQPSKMKAPSNFGSTGSVSKIGRPCCNHTTPKSGPPPRDTASMSRESDDNLSSINSAYTDHNSAVLTANTEQFIIGQRVWLGGLRPGQIAYIGETHFAPGEWAGVVLDEPNGKNDGCVSGKRYFQCEPKRGIFSRLTRLTTYPMSGAQTPTSPLAKNSPDRSRTVSPTASIRSSMLRSPGIGGKNGMAVGDRVIVSSGFGSRPGILRYLGETQFAPGNWCGVELDEPSGKNDGAVDDIRYFECKPKYGVFVPIAKVSLSPSSKKTRLSRTGSRESLTSIGTMNSIATTATSRMRMNAQQRKSITPVKPILATPKSQYSMQDLLREKQQHVEQLMVERDLDREDAQNQALQLQKNINEQILIEADRWRRLIARHSIKVSDLRREFRGWSGKHERHCILHSVLTPLRIK; from the exons ATGAGTGATGAGACGGGCGATTCGGGCGGGGCAACAGCCCCACTTCCATCGCCAGCTAATGCGGATACGGAACCAGGAGCTACTGCCTCCAAAATACCAGGTCCAAGCAGATCCAATATTCCCACGCCCGCTGCTTCAGCTACCGGAATCCCGCAGCCCAGCAAAATGAAGGCGCCATCCAATTTCGGATCTACCGGGTCTGTTTCCAAAATCGGAAGACCCTGCTGCAATCACACAACCCCTAAATCTGGGCCACCACCAAGAG acaCCGCCAGCATGAGTCGTGAAAGCGATGACAATTTAAGTTCGATCAATTCGGCTTATACAG ATCACAACAGCGCAGTGCTGACAGCAAATACAGAGCAGTTCATCATTGGCCAGCGGGTTTGGCTTGGTGGCCTTCGTCCCGGACAGATTGCCTACATTGGCGAAACACACTTTGCACCCGGCGAATGGGCGGGCGTGGTCCTGGATGAACCAAATG GTAAAAACGATGGCTGTGTGTCGGGCAAAAGATACTTCCAGTGCGAGCCGAAACGCGGCATTTTCTCACGCCTCACACGTCTTACCACATATCCCATGTCTGGGGCCCAGACACCGACTTCTCCCTTGGCCAAAAACTCCCCGGACAGATCGCGCACAGTCTCCCCAACTGCGAGTATTCGTAGCTCTATGCTTCGCAGTCCAGGCATTGGTGGCA AAAACGGAATGGCTGTGGGCGATCGTGTGATTGTCTCCTCTGGATTTGGCAGTCGTCCTGGTATTTTACGCTATTTGGGTGAGACACAATTCGCTCCTGGCAATTGGTGCGGCGTGGAATTGGATGAGCCAAGCGGCAAGAACGATGGAGCTGTGGATGATATAAG ATACTTCGAGTGCAAGCCCAAGTACGGGGTGTTTGTACCTATAGCGAAGGTTTCGCTATCGCCGTCTTCGAAGAAAACGCGTCTTTCGAGGACCGGATCACGGGAGTCCCTCACCTCGATCGGCACCATGAACAGCATCGCCACCACGGCCACGTCGCGCATGCGCATGAATGCTCAG CAGCGCAAGTCGATCACGCCCGTTAAGCCAATTTTAGCGACGCCGAAAAGCCAATATTCCATGCAG GATCTGCTGCGCGAGAAGCAACAACATGTGGAGCAGCTGATGGTGGAGCGCGATTTGGACCGCGAGGATGCCCAGAATCAGGCGCTGCAGCTGCAGAAGAACATCAACGAG CAAATACTGATCGAAGCGGATCGCTGGAGACGCCTGATAGCGAGACACAGCATAAAGGTATCCGATCTGCGACGCGAGTTCCGCGGCTGGTCGGGCAAACACGAGAGGCACTGCATCCTGCACAGTGTCCTCACACCGCTGCGCATCAAGTAG
- the LOC119548817 gene encoding restin homolog isoform X18, with product MSDETGDSGGATAPLPSPANADTEPGATASKIPGPSRSNIPTPAASATGIPQPSKMKAPSNFGSTGSVSKIGRPCCNHTTPKSGPPPRDTASMSRESDDNLSSINSAYTDHNSAVLTANTEQFIIGQRVWLGGLRPGQIAYIGETHFAPGEWAGVVLDEPNGKNDGCVSGKRYFQCEPKRGIFSRLTRLTTYPMSGAQTPTSPLAKNSPDRSRTVSPTASIRSSMLRSPGIGGKNGMAVGDRVIVSSGFGSRPGILRYLGETQFAPGNWCGVELDEPSGKNDGAVDDIRYFECKPKYGVFVPIAKVSLSPSSKKTRLSRTGSRESLTSIGTMNSIATTATSRMRMNAQRKSITPVKPILATPKSQYSMQQILIEADRWRRLIARHSIKVSDLRREFRGWSGKHERHCILHSVLTPLRIK from the exons ATGAGTGATGAGACGGGCGATTCGGGCGGGGCAACAGCCCCACTTCCATCGCCAGCTAATGCGGATACGGAACCAGGAGCTACTGCCTCCAAAATACCAGGTCCAAGCAGATCCAATATTCCCACGCCCGCTGCTTCAGCTACCGGAATCCCGCAGCCCAGCAAAATGAAGGCGCCATCCAATTTCGGATCTACCGGGTCTGTTTCCAAAATCGGAAGACCCTGCTGCAATCACACAACCCCTAAATCTGGGCCACCACCAAGAG acaCCGCCAGCATGAGTCGTGAAAGCGATGACAATTTAAGTTCGATCAATTCGGCTTATACAG ATCACAACAGCGCAGTGCTGACAGCAAATACAGAGCAGTTCATCATTGGCCAGCGGGTTTGGCTTGGTGGCCTTCGTCCCGGACAGATTGCCTACATTGGCGAAACACACTTTGCACCCGGCGAATGGGCGGGCGTGGTCCTGGATGAACCAAATG GTAAAAACGATGGCTGTGTGTCGGGCAAAAGATACTTCCAGTGCGAGCCGAAACGCGGCATTTTCTCACGCCTCACACGTCTTACCACATATCCCATGTCTGGGGCCCAGACACCGACTTCTCCCTTGGCCAAAAACTCCCCGGACAGATCGCGCACAGTCTCCCCAACTGCGAGTATTCGTAGCTCTATGCTTCGCAGTCCAGGCATTGGTGGCA AAAACGGAATGGCTGTGGGCGATCGTGTGATTGTCTCCTCTGGATTTGGCAGTCGTCCTGGTATTTTACGCTATTTGGGTGAGACACAATTCGCTCCTGGCAATTGGTGCGGCGTGGAATTGGATGAGCCAAGCGGCAAGAACGATGGAGCTGTGGATGATATAAG ATACTTCGAGTGCAAGCCCAAGTACGGGGTGTTTGTACCTATAGCGAAGGTTTCGCTATCGCCGTCTTCGAAGAAAACGCGTCTTTCGAGGACCGGATCACGGGAGTCCCTCACCTCGATCGGCACCATGAACAGCATCGCCACCACGGCCACGTCGCGCATGCGCATGAATGCTCAG CGCAAGTCGATCACGCCCGTTAAGCCAATTTTAGCGACGCCGAAAAGCCAATATTCCATGCAG CAAATACTGATCGAAGCGGATCGCTGGAGACGCCTGATAGCGAGACACAGCATAAAGGTATCCGATCTGCGACGCGAGTTCCGCGGCTGGTCGGGCAAACACGAGAGGCACTGCATCCTGCACAGTGTCCTCACACCGCTGCGCATCAAGTAG